A genome region from Arthrobacter agilis includes the following:
- a CDS encoding polyprenol monophosphomannose synthase, whose product MRVVTIIPTYNEIESLPLTLARLRAAVPASDVLIVDDNSPDGTGDLADRAAAADDQVHVLHRTGKEGLGAAYIAGFRWALERDYDVLVEMDADGSHRPEQLQDLLDAVDRADLVIGSRWVQGGSVVNWPAHRKLLSRAGSTYSRFMLGLPVRDITAGFRAFRRSTLEALDLSAVESVGYGFQVDMTFRVARLGLTIVEVPITFVERELGASKMSGNIVFEAVGNVTRWGLGARWNKLTGRP is encoded by the coding sequence GTGCGAGTCGTCACGATCATCCCCACCTACAACGAGATCGAGTCGCTCCCGCTGACCCTGGCGCGGCTGCGCGCAGCAGTTCCCGCATCGGACGTCCTGATCGTGGACGACAACAGCCCCGACGGCACGGGCGACCTCGCCGACCGCGCCGCGGCAGCGGACGACCAGGTGCACGTCCTGCACCGCACCGGCAAGGAAGGCCTGGGCGCCGCCTACATCGCGGGATTCCGCTGGGCGCTGGAGCGCGACTACGACGTCCTGGTGGAGATGGACGCGGACGGTTCGCACAGGCCCGAGCAGCTGCAGGACCTTCTCGACGCGGTGGACCGGGCCGACCTCGTGATCGGCAGCCGCTGGGTGCAGGGCGGCAGCGTGGTGAACTGGCCCGCGCACCGCAAGCTCCTCTCCCGTGCCGGCAGCACCTATTCACGCTTCATGCTGGGCCTGCCCGTCCGTGACATCACCGCGGGGTTCCGCGCCTTCCGGCGCTCCACCCTCGAGGCCCTCGACCTGTCCGCCGTCGAATCGGTGGGCTACGGCTTCCAGGTGGACATGACCTTCCGGGTCGCCCGGTTGGGGCTGACCATCGTCGAGGTCCCGATCACCTTCGTGGAACGCGAGCTCGGCGCGTCCAAGATGAGCGGGAACATCGTGTTCGAGGCCGTCGGGAACGTCACGCGCTGGGGCCTCGGAGCCCGCTGGAACAAGCTCACCGGACGCCCCTAG
- a CDS encoding amidohydrolase — protein sequence MPSPRPTPVLYRNGSVYSPADPFATAMLVDGGTVAWVGTEHAATNLAGPGVRTVDLDGALVAPGFVDAHTHTTETGIALGSIDLTACRSLAGLLDAVSAAAASGAATILGFGWDESQWPERRVPTASELDRAGDGALVYLVRADIHSAVVSGALAAGLGLAGLDGWDDGFVVRAAHEAARQATRSLTPEQRRTYQQAALLHAAGQGYVAVTEMAAPHIAPREDLETLLSIDGPGHELPLPEVIPYWAQLTTSREEVRDLMQGFGGRLAGLAGDLNVDGSIGSRTAALREPYSDDPGNRGTLYLDGDAVTAHLLATTAETVQAGFHVIGDAGLDVVLQGLGAAAADLGLEEVRRARHRLEHVELADDDAIAALVHYGVAVSGQPVFDALWGVEDGLYGQRLGERSAGMNRFASLLAAGVLVALGSDSPVTPLDPWASVRACLQHSSPSENISARAAFIAHTRAGWRLSGRSPMMGQLAPGTPASFAVWKVDELMVQTPDNRVQSWSTDPRAGTPLLPALDTENAPLCLETVHDGRRLYAVDGFADA from the coding sequence TGGGTGGGCACCGAACACGCCGCCACGAACCTCGCGGGTCCGGGCGTGCGCACCGTCGACCTGGACGGCGCGCTGGTCGCCCCCGGCTTCGTCGACGCCCATACGCACACCACGGAGACGGGCATCGCCCTGGGCTCGATCGACCTGACGGCGTGCCGCTCGCTCGCCGGGCTGCTGGACGCCGTGTCCGCCGCCGCGGCGTCCGGGGCGGCAACGATCCTCGGCTTCGGGTGGGACGAGTCGCAGTGGCCGGAGCGGCGCGTCCCGACGGCGTCCGAGCTCGACCGGGCCGGCGACGGCGCCCTCGTCTACCTCGTGCGGGCAGACATCCACTCCGCCGTCGTGTCCGGCGCCCTCGCCGCGGGGCTGGGCCTCGCCGGCCTGGACGGGTGGGACGACGGCTTCGTGGTCCGGGCGGCCCACGAAGCCGCCCGGCAGGCCACCCGCAGCCTCACGCCCGAGCAGCGCCGGACGTACCAGCAGGCAGCGCTCCTCCACGCCGCGGGCCAGGGGTACGTGGCCGTCACGGAGATGGCCGCGCCGCACATCGCCCCGCGCGAGGACCTCGAGACCCTCCTGTCCATCGACGGCCCGGGGCACGAGCTGCCCCTGCCCGAGGTCATCCCGTACTGGGCGCAGCTGACGACCTCCCGCGAGGAGGTGCGCGACCTCATGCAGGGCTTCGGGGGCCGGCTCGCGGGTCTCGCCGGGGACCTGAACGTGGACGGGTCGATCGGATCCCGCACCGCCGCGCTCCGTGAGCCCTACAGCGACGACCCCGGCAACCGCGGAACCCTCTACCTCGACGGGGACGCCGTCACCGCACACCTGCTGGCCACCACCGCCGAGACCGTCCAGGCCGGCTTCCACGTCATCGGCGACGCCGGGCTCGACGTCGTCCTGCAGGGCCTGGGGGCCGCGGCGGCGGATCTGGGGCTGGAGGAGGTCCGCCGGGCGCGCCACCGCCTGGAACACGTGGAGCTCGCCGACGATGACGCCATCGCCGCCCTCGTGCACTACGGTGTCGCCGTCAGCGGGCAGCCGGTGTTCGATGCCCTGTGGGGTGTCGAGGACGGGCTGTACGGGCAGCGGCTGGGGGAGCGCAGCGCCGGGATGAACCGGTTCGCGTCCCTCCTCGCCGCGGGCGTCCTGGTGGCACTCGGATCGGACAGCCCCGTGACGCCCCTCGACCCCTGGGCCTCCGTGCGGGCGTGCCTGCAGCACAGCAGCCCCTCGGAGAACATCTCCGCGCGGGCCGCCTTCATCGCCCACACCCGGGCCGGCTGGCGCCTCTCGGGCCGCAGCCCGATGATGGGCCAGCTCGCGCCCGGGACGCCGGCGTCCTTCGCCGTGTGGAAGGTCGATGAGCTGATGGTGCAGACGCCGGACAACCGTGTGCAGTCCTGGAGCACCGATCCGCGTGCCGGTACGCCCCTGCTGCCCGCCCTCGACACCGAGAACGCCCCGCTCTGCCTCGAGACCGTGCACGACGGCCGGCGCCTGTACGCCGTCGACGGCTTCGCGGACGCCTAG